The Flammeovirgaceae bacterium genome contains a region encoding:
- a CDS encoding alanine:cation symporter family protein, with amino-acid sequence MSQLIQTIANGIWTPVLFLLILGGLFFFFYSRFIQYKYFFHAIAILRGKYDNPNDPGYINAYQALSTALASTVGMGNIAGVAFAISIGGPGALFWMWVAAFVGMSSNFFTSTLSVMYRGKDSEGNIQGGPMYVIREALGKNWYPLAVIFSVCCLIGCLPIFQANQLTQAIIDIGFPAVSFGEFVIGDFAVNNFKLLIGVVLTVFAGIVILGGIQRIGNWAGKMVPLMIVLYFLSVLAILLLNIEVVPKYLWMIFTDAFSAEYYKGPLFGGVVGGLIQTGVRRASFSNEAGIGTAPMALGASRSTEPIREGLVSMLSPAIDTLLVCTLTALAILVTGVWQSSDSNGVTLTATAFQNALPGFGKYLLLLCCFFFAVTSLFSYSYYGSKAMSFLVGVKNGELYNYFYLATIIFGAVVSMETIINIIDIAYAIMAFPTMISGFILAPKVMEEAKRYFARLKSTT; translated from the coding sequence ATGAGCCAACTTATTCAAACCATTGCCAACGGCATCTGGACGCCCGTACTCTTCCTGTTAATACTTGGCGGCCTGTTCTTCTTTTTCTACTCACGGTTTATTCAGTATAAATATTTTTTTCATGCCATCGCCATTTTACGCGGCAAGTACGACAACCCGAACGATCCGGGTTACATTAATGCCTACCAGGCATTATCCACTGCCCTGGCTTCAACAGTTGGCATGGGCAATATTGCCGGAGTAGCCTTTGCCATTAGTATTGGCGGGCCGGGCGCGTTGTTCTGGATGTGGGTAGCCGCATTTGTAGGTATGTCATCTAACTTTTTTACCAGCACACTTTCGGTTATGTACCGTGGTAAAGATTCGGAGGGTAATATTCAGGGCGGCCCGATGTATGTTATCCGCGAAGCACTGGGAAAAAACTGGTATCCGCTTGCCGTAATTTTCAGTGTGTGCTGTTTAATCGGATGTTTACCCATCTTTCAGGCTAACCAGCTTACGCAGGCTATTATTGATATCGGATTTCCTGCAGTTTCGTTCGGTGAATTTGTTATCGGTGACTTTGCAGTTAACAATTTTAAATTACTGATTGGTGTGGTGCTGACAGTTTTTGCCGGTATTGTTATTCTGGGCGGCATTCAGCGCATTGGTAACTGGGCCGGTAAAATGGTGCCGCTGATGATTGTGCTGTACTTTCTTTCGGTACTAGCAATTTTGCTGCTCAATATTGAGGTCGTTCCCAAATACCTCTGGATGATCTTTACCGATGCCTTTTCAGCCGAATACTATAAAGGACCGCTGTTTGGTGGTGTTGTTGGCGGACTCATTCAAACCGGAGTGCGCAGGGCATCGTTTTCAAATGAAGCCGGGATTGGTACAGCACCCATGGCGCTGGGTGCATCACGCAGTACGGAGCCCATCCGCGAAGGACTCGTATCCATGCTGAGCCCGGCCATCGATACGCTGCTGGTTTGCACGCTTACGGCACTTGCCATACTTGTAACCGGTGTATGGCAGTCGAGCGACTCAAACGGAGTAACGCTAACGGCTACCGCGTTTCAAAACGCCTTGCCCGGCTTTGGTAAATACCTGTTGCTGTTGTGCTGCTTCTTTTTTGCGGTTACTTCGCTGTTCTCGTACAGCTATTATGGCAGCAAGGCCATGTCGTTTCTTGTTGGCGTTAAAAATGGAGAGCTGTATAACTATTTTTACCTGGCCACTATTATTTTCGGAGCTGTGGTTTCCATGGAAACCATCATCAATATTATTGATATCGCCTACGCCATCATGGCGTTTCCTACCATGATCTCGGGGTTTATACTGGCACCTAAGGTTATGGAAGAAGCAAAACGGTATTTTGCCCGCTTAAAATCAACCACCTAA
- a CDS encoding type III pantothenate kinase — MILVIDIGNSDVTIGLAKGTSWLHVWRIPAVADRPELFYGIKIREFFSEAGIQTADVARIIMSSVVPNLTGKIINVTVTLFEKNPVVLGPDVYPKLNIKVLNPYEIGSDLVANAVAAYDKYKANCVVVDFGTALTFTTISGAGSIEGVAIVPGLKTAIRALSQNTAKLFDVPLELPHSVLGKNTVHAIQAGILMGYEGLVKSMLTRIKTELNDPEIKSIATGGLSSIITPLNGTFTAVDPNLTLDGLRLVGERV, encoded by the coding sequence ATGATACTCGTAATTGATATCGGCAATTCGGATGTAACCATTGGCCTTGCCAAAGGTACTTCCTGGTTGCACGTATGGCGTATTCCAGCCGTGGCTGATAGGCCTGAATTGTTTTATGGTATTAAAATCCGTGAGTTTTTTTCTGAAGCCGGTATTCAGACTGCCGATGTGGCCCGCATCATCATGAGCAGCGTAGTGCCAAACCTTACCGGAAAAATTATTAACGTAACGGTTACACTTTTTGAAAAGAACCCGGTTGTGCTGGGCCCTGACGTGTATCCTAAGCTGAACATTAAAGTGCTTAATCCCTATGAAATCGGCAGCGACCTGGTAGCCAATGCAGTGGCTGCTTACGATAAGTACAAAGCCAACTGTGTAGTGGTTGATTTTGGTACTGCACTAACGTTCACTACCATTTCGGGGGCTGGCAGCATTGAAGGTGTGGCCATCGTGCCCGGTTTAAAAACCGCTATCCGGGCGCTCTCGCAAAATACGGCTAAGCTTTTTGATGTTCCGCTGGAGCTACCCCACTCGGTGCTCGGTAAAAATACCGTGCACGCCATTCAGGCGGGTATTCTGATGGGTTATGAAGGATTGGTTAAATCCATGCTTACGCGGATCAAAACAGAACTCAATGATCCGGAAATAAAATCCATTGCAACAGGCGGATTATCGTCCATTATCACACCGTTAAACGGAACATTTACAGCGGTTGATCCAAACCTGACACTTGACGGCCTCCGGCTGGTGGGGGAGCGTGTTTAA
- a CDS encoding citrate synthase — protein sequence MAKTVELIIEGKSYTFPVVEGSEKELAIDISDLRDKTGYITLDIGYKNTGSTKSAITFLDGEQGILHYRGYAIEELAEKSTFLEVAYLLIFGELPTKAEYEKFTTDITKRTLVHEDIKKILDGFPSTSHPMGVLSSLFCAQTAFYPESLNPNRPPDGVYLSIIRSLGKMPTFAAWSYKNAIGHPVNYPDNKLDYCARFLKMMFALPGQDYEVDPVVADALDKLFILHADHEQNCSTSTVRIVGSSKASIYSAISAGINALWGPLHGGANQEVIIMLENIRKDGGNIDKWIAKAKDKNDPFRLMGFGHRVYKNFDPRAKIIKKAADDVLTKLGVNDPILDIAKQLEEIALKDPYFVERKLYPNVDFYSGIIYRALGIPVDMFTVMFAMGRLPGWIAQWKELRDQGEPIGRPRQVYTGKTIRPFVPIDKR from the coding sequence ATGGCAAAAACGGTTGAACTTATTATTGAGGGTAAATCCTACACCTTCCCTGTAGTTGAAGGCAGTGAAAAAGAACTGGCCATCGACATCAGCGACCTGCGCGACAAAACCGGGTACATAACGCTCGACATCGGGTATAAAAATACCGGTTCAACCAAAAGCGCCATTACGTTTCTGGATGGTGAACAGGGCATATTGCACTACAGAGGGTATGCCATCGAAGAACTGGCCGAAAAATCGACTTTTCTTGAAGTTGCCTATCTGTTGATCTTCGGTGAGTTGCCTACCAAGGCTGAGTACGAAAAGTTTACAACCGACATCACCAAGCGCACGCTGGTGCATGAGGACATTAAAAAAATATTGGATGGGTTTCCGTCCACCTCCCACCCGATGGGTGTGCTTTCTTCGCTTTTCTGTGCGCAAACGGCCTTCTACCCCGAATCGCTTAACCCAAACCGGCCTCCGGATGGCGTGTACCTGAGCATCATCCGCTCGCTGGGCAAAATGCCCACCTTCGCGGCCTGGTCGTACAAAAATGCCATCGGCCACCCCGTGAATTACCCCGACAACAAGCTGGATTACTGTGCCCGTTTTTTAAAGATGATGTTTGCATTACCCGGGCAGGACTATGAAGTTGACCCTGTTGTTGCCGATGCCCTGGATAAACTCTTCATTCTGCATGCCGACCACGAGCAGAACTGCTCCACCTCTACGGTTCGCATAGTAGGGTCATCCAAAGCAAGTATCTATTCAGCCATATCAGCAGGTATTAATGCGCTGTGGGGCCCCTTGCATGGTGGCGCCAACCAGGAAGTGATCATTATGCTGGAAAACATCCGCAAAGACGGTGGCAACATTGATAAGTGGATCGCCAAAGCAAAAGACAAAAACGATCCGTTCCGGCTGATGGGTTTCGGCCACCGTGTGTACAAAAACTTCGACCCCCGTGCTAAAATCATCAAGAAAGCTGCCGATGACGTGTTGACAAAACTAGGCGTTAATGACCCGATATTGGACATAGCCAAGCAATTGGAAGAAATTGCATTGAAGGACCCTTATTTCGTTGAGCGCAAGCTCTACCCGAATGTTGACTTCTATTCAGGTATTATTTATCGGGCATTGGGCATTCCTGTAGACATGTTTACCGTAATGTTTGCCATGGGCAGGCTGCCCGGCTGGATTGCCCAATGGAAAGAACTGCGCGACCAGGGCGAACCAATTGGCCGGCCGCGCCAGGTGTACACCGGCAAAACCATCCGGCCGTTTGTGCCCATTGATAAACGGTGA
- a CDS encoding 16S rRNA (uracil(1498)-N(3))-methyltransferase gives MQTLFYQPGILTGVTHLNPEDSRHCVKVLRKKSGDTIYITDGAGSIAEAVINDASSDRCIFRIQQTIQHAPRGYFFWLAVAPTKNTDRMEWLVEKCVEIGIDRISFIQTVHSERTNVNIERIQKIAVSAMKQALLPFCPVIDPVLSFDQFIGSITSGQRFIAKGNAGNMHLMDSAKAGQACTVLIGPEGDFTDDELSMAIHSGFIPVSLGNSRLRTETAGLSACLTISLINRHLNQNLTQP, from the coding sequence ATGCAAACCCTGTTTTATCAGCCCGGCATTCTAACAGGAGTAACACACCTAAATCCGGAAGACTCGCGTCACTGCGTTAAAGTACTCCGAAAAAAAAGCGGAGATACGATTTATATTACCGATGGTGCCGGGTCAATTGCTGAGGCTGTTATTAACGATGCTTCGTCCGACCGATGCATTTTTAGAATACAGCAAACAATACAGCATGCTCCCCGTGGCTATTTCTTTTGGTTGGCCGTTGCCCCCACAAAAAACACCGATCGGATGGAATGGCTTGTTGAAAAATGTGTTGAAATCGGGATTGACCGCATTTCGTTTATTCAAACCGTGCATTCAGAACGAACGAATGTAAATATAGAGCGAATACAGAAAATTGCCGTCAGTGCAATGAAGCAGGCCCTTCTACCCTTTTGTCCGGTCATTGATCCGGTGCTTTCCTTTGATCAGTTTATAGGCAGCATAACCAGTGGCCAGCGGTTTATTGCAAAAGGTAATGCCGGTAACATGCACCTGATGGATAGTGCAAAAGCCGGCCAGGCGTGTACGGTTTTGATTGGCCCGGAGGGCGATTTCACCGATGATGAACTTTCGATGGCCATCCATTCCGGTTTCATCCCTGTTTCATTGGGTAATTCCCGGTTGCGTACAGAAACGGCAGGGCTGTCTGCCTGCCTCACCATCAGCTTGATAAACAGGCATTTGAACCAAAACCTTACACAGCCATGA
- a CDS encoding NAD-dependent deacylase: MKKLVVLTGAGISAESGIPTFRDNGGLWEGYRVEDVASPEGWARNPAMVLDFYNQRRKRAREAEPNEGHRVIAELEEYFHVTVVTQNVDDLHERAGSTRVIHLHGSLFESRSTADESLVYPITGWQLNPGDLCERGSQLRPNIVWFGELVPRMDEAILYAQQADVFLVVGTSLVVYPAAGLIHYVPYDTPKFVVDPKLPDVYGISKLTGIADKASSGMKKLKKQLIELA; the protein is encoded by the coding sequence ATGAAAAAACTGGTGGTGCTTACAGGGGCGGGCATCAGTGCCGAAAGCGGCATACCCACCTTCCGCGACAACGGTGGCTTGTGGGAAGGCTACCGTGTTGAAGACGTGGCCTCACCTGAAGGCTGGGCGCGTAACCCGGCTATGGTGTTGGATTTTTATAATCAACGCAGAAAGCGCGCTCGTGAAGCAGAACCTAACGAAGGGCATCGGGTAATTGCCGAACTTGAGGAGTATTTTCATGTAACGGTTGTTACGCAGAATGTGGATGACCTTCATGAACGCGCGGGTTCAACCCGTGTCATTCACCTGCACGGAAGCCTGTTTGAATCGCGCAGTACAGCCGATGAAAGCCTGGTGTATCCCATAACCGGCTGGCAGCTTAACCCTGGCGATTTATGCGAAAGAGGATCGCAGTTGCGGCCCAACATTGTCTGGTTTGGCGAACTGGTGCCTCGTATGGACGAGGCCATTCTGTATGCTCAGCAAGCCGATGTCTTTCTGGTGGTGGGAACTTCGCTGGTGGTTTATCCGGCAGCCGGACTCATCCATTATGTTCCTTATGATACCCCTAAATTTGTTGTTGATCCAAAACTTCCGGATGTTTACGGTATTTCCAAACTGACCGGAATAGCCGATAAAGCCAGTAGCGGAATGAAGAAATTAAAAAAACAACTCATCGAACTGGCATGA
- a CDS encoding acyl-CoA-binding protein has protein sequence MELSEQFNQAVGRSKELTKRPTNEELLQLYALYKQGSEGDVSGERPGGFDFKAIAKYNAWAELKGKTREQAMQEYIILVKKLEETYR, from the coding sequence ATGGAACTCAGCGAACAATTTAACCAGGCCGTAGGCCGCTCGAAAGAACTGACCAAACGGCCGACCAACGAGGAACTGCTTCAACTCTATGCTTTGTACAAACAAGGATCCGAGGGCGATGTCAGCGGAGAGCGACCCGGTGGCTTTGATTTTAAGGCGATTGCTAAGTACAATGCGTGGGCCGAACTCAAAGGTAAAACCCGCGAACAGGCTATGCAGGAATACATCATCCTTGTAAAAAAACTGGAGGAAACCTATCGGTAA
- a CDS encoding agmatinase family protein — MTHDESIQSFNPNAPGLTGNVFGLPFTPENAELIIVPVPWEVTVSYQTGAAQGPEAILQASVQVDLYDRNIADAWKIGIAMVPVNDEILKENIRLRELAAQHIASLEGGDETGANNPLLRKINEGCENLNVYVKATTTNYLKEGKLVALLGGDHSTPLGFIRALSERYDRFGILQIDAHADLRKAYEGFIYSHASIMYNALKLPSVNRLVQVGIRDFCEEEIQVMDRSMGRIKTFFDEDLKAQQFAGKTWDALCDEIIRELPELVYISFDIDGLDPKLCPNTGTPVAGGFEFHQITYLLRKLVQSGRKIIGFDLNEVAPGSDEWDANVGARMLYQLCNWMAVSQGKAKPAR, encoded by the coding sequence ATGACGCACGATGAGTCAATACAATCCTTTAATCCGAATGCTCCCGGTCTTACGGGAAATGTATTTGGATTACCATTTACGCCAGAAAATGCGGAACTCATTATTGTACCGGTTCCATGGGAAGTAACAGTATCGTACCAAACGGGTGCGGCACAAGGGCCGGAAGCTATACTACAGGCATCGGTACAGGTTGATTTATACGACAGAAACATTGCCGATGCCTGGAAGATTGGAATTGCCATGGTTCCGGTTAATGATGAAATTTTAAAGGAAAACATCCGCCTGCGCGAATTGGCTGCCCAGCACATCGCATCGCTTGAAGGGGGAGACGAAACAGGCGCCAACAATCCGCTGCTCAGAAAAATCAATGAAGGGTGCGAAAACCTGAATGTATATGTAAAAGCCACCACCACAAACTACCTGAAAGAAGGCAAACTCGTTGCTTTGCTGGGAGGCGACCACAGCACACCGCTGGGTTTCATCAGGGCGCTAAGCGAACGGTACGACCGGTTCGGTATTTTGCAGATTGATGCCCATGCCGATTTGCGAAAAGCATACGAAGGATTTATTTACTCGCATGCCTCTATCATGTACAACGCACTAAAACTTCCGTCAGTAAACCGCCTGGTACAAGTGGGAATCCGCGATTTTTGTGAAGAAGAAATACAGGTGATGGATCGATCGATGGGGCGCATAAAAACATTTTTTGATGAAGACCTTAAAGCCCAGCAATTTGCCGGAAAAACCTGGGATGCCCTGTGCGATGAAATCATCCGTGAATTGCCTGAACTGGTGTACATCAGTTTTGATATTGACGGCCTCGACCCGAAACTTTGTCCCAACACAGGTACTCCTGTTGCCGGTGGGTTTGAGTTTCACCAGATTACCTACCTGCTAAGGAAGCTGGTTCAGTCCGGACGGAAAATCATCGGTTTTGATTTAAACGAAGTGGCTCCGGGTAGTGACGAGTGGGATGCCAACGTAGGCGCCCGCATGCTGTACCAATTATGTAACTGGATGGCCGTCTCGCAAGGTAAAGCAAAACCTGCACGCTGA
- the topA gene encoding type I DNA topoisomerase — MAKNLVIVESPAKAKTIESYLGKEYKVASSMGHVRDLPKGGDAIDVENGYEPTYEISPDKKEVIDKLKKLSEDAEMVYLASDEDREGEAISWHLKEVLNLNDKKTRRIVFTEITKKAILNAIENPRGIDTDLVNAQQARRVLDRLVGYELSPILWKKIKTGLSAGRVQSVAVRLVVEREREIADFKIKSAYRVTAQFDLGNGKQLQAELGERFETEKEALEFLESCKGAVYTIADLQTRPVKRSPAPPFTTSTLQQEAARKLGFSVSQTMVVAQKLYEAGKISYMRTDSVNLSDEAQQGARQQIISAYGNEFVQLRQYKNKSSSAQEAHEAIRPTDFSVLDPNMDRNALRLYELIWKRAIASQMADAELEKTTATISISTNPQTLSATGEVVKFEGFLKVYMESGDEDDEQENGKVLPPLTMGQTLNLNEMLARQAFSRTPPRYTEASLVKKLEEMGIGRPSTYAPTISTIQKRGYVVKENREGVEREYNVFILKNNSVTKTKETEITGAEKNKLFPTNTAMVVNDFLVEHFPDITDYSFTSEIELEFDEIAEGKLEWRKMIDNFYKPFSKKVRKTEQVERSSVGKSRELGVDPKTGKNVYAKLGRFGAYVQIGENPDDNGGEKPKFASLRPGQFIESITLEEALELMKMPRQMGEFEGKPVVVGIGRFGPYVLHDKKYVSIPKEDDPYTVTYDRCIELIQNKRIADANKTIKVFDENPDIQVLNGRFGPYIKAGKKNVKIPKDKNPKELTLEECVALADAAPERKGRGFTRRKKAVE, encoded by the coding sequence ATGGCAAAAAACCTTGTAATTGTTGAGTCTCCTGCGAAAGCAAAAACAATAGAAAGCTACCTGGGAAAGGAATATAAAGTTGCTTCCAGCATGGGGCATGTGCGCGATTTACCCAAGGGCGGTGATGCCATTGATGTGGAGAATGGATATGAGCCTACCTATGAAATAAGCCCCGATAAAAAGGAGGTTATTGATAAACTTAAAAAACTTTCTGAGGATGCGGAGATGGTCTATCTCGCCAGCGATGAAGATCGCGAAGGAGAGGCTATATCCTGGCACCTGAAGGAAGTACTGAACCTGAATGATAAGAAAACCAGGCGTATTGTTTTTACCGAGATAACCAAAAAGGCCATTCTCAACGCCATTGAAAATCCTCGCGGCATTGATACCGACCTGGTTAATGCGCAACAGGCACGCAGGGTGCTTGACAGGCTGGTGGGCTATGAGCTATCGCCTATTCTTTGGAAGAAAATTAAAACCGGTCTTTCGGCCGGCCGGGTGCAGTCGGTGGCTGTGCGTTTGGTGGTGGAACGCGAACGTGAAATAGCCGACTTTAAAATAAAGAGTGCTTACCGGGTAACCGCCCAGTTTGATTTAGGCAATGGTAAGCAATTGCAGGCCGAATTAGGTGAGCGTTTTGAAACGGAAAAAGAAGCGCTTGAATTTCTTGAGTCATGCAAAGGGGCAGTTTATACCATTGCTGATTTACAAACCCGCCCCGTTAAGCGTTCGCCAGCGCCTCCGTTTACAACGTCAACCCTGCAACAGGAAGCGGCACGCAAACTTGGTTTTTCGGTATCGCAAACCATGGTGGTTGCTCAGAAGTTGTATGAAGCCGGTAAGATCAGCTACATGCGTACCGACTCGGTTAACCTCTCGGACGAAGCCCAACAGGGGGCCCGGCAGCAAATCATTTCGGCTTATGGAAATGAATTTGTTCAACTGCGCCAGTATAAAAACAAATCATCTTCAGCCCAGGAGGCACACGAAGCCATCAGGCCTACGGATTTTTCGGTGTTGGATCCCAACATGGACCGAAACGCCCTCCGGTTGTACGAGTTAATCTGGAAACGCGCCATCGCCTCACAAATGGCCGATGCGGAACTGGAAAAAACCACGGCCACTATTTCAATATCCACCAATCCGCAAACACTATCGGCCACTGGCGAGGTGGTGAAGTTTGAAGGGTTTCTGAAAGTATATATGGAGTCGGGCGATGAGGATGATGAGCAGGAAAACGGTAAAGTACTGCCACCACTTACCATGGGACAGACTCTAAACCTGAACGAAATGCTGGCGCGGCAGGCTTTTTCGCGAACACCGCCACGGTATACCGAAGCCAGCCTGGTTAAAAAGCTGGAAGAAATGGGTATTGGCCGGCCGTCAACGTATGCACCTACAATTTCCACCATTCAGAAACGCGGGTACGTTGTTAAAGAGAACCGCGAGGGCGTTGAGCGGGAATACAATGTGTTTATTTTGAAAAATAACTCAGTAACCAAGACGAAGGAGACTGAGATTACTGGTGCTGAGAAGAATAAATTGTTCCCGACCAACACCGCCATGGTGGTAAACGATTTTCTGGTAGAACATTTCCCCGATATTACCGACTACTCCTTTACTTCGGAGATAGAACTGGAGTTTGATGAGATTGCCGAAGGGAAGCTGGAATGGCGTAAAATGATTGATAACTTTTACAAGCCGTTCAGCAAAAAGGTGCGGAAGACCGAGCAGGTTGAGCGATCATCGGTAGGTAAAAGTCGTGAGTTGGGTGTTGACCCGAAAACGGGTAAGAACGTGTATGCCAAGCTGGGCAGGTTTGGTGCCTATGTGCAAATAGGCGAAAACCCCGATGATAATGGCGGTGAAAAACCAAAATTTGCAAGCCTGCGGCCAGGGCAGTTTATCGAAAGCATTACCCTTGAAGAGGCGCTGGAGTTAATGAAGATGCCCCGGCAGATGGGCGAGTTTGAAGGCAAGCCTGTGGTTGTAGGCATTGGCCGCTTCGGTCCTTATGTATTGCACGATAAGAAGTATGTCTCCATCCCGAAAGAAGATGATCCTTACACCGTTACTTATGATCGGTGCATTGAGTTAATACAAAACAAGCGTATAGCCGATGCCAACAAAACCATTAAGGTATTTGATGAGAACCCGGATATCCAGGTATTGAATGGCCGGTTTGGTCCGTACATAAAGGCGGGGAAGAAGAATGTAAAGATCCCGAAAGATAAAAACCCTAAGGAATTAACTCTGGAGGAGTGTGTAGCTCTTGCCGATGCTGCACCCGAAAGAAAAGGCCGTGGATTTACGCGCAGGAAGAAAGCGGTTGAATAA
- a CDS encoding prohibitin family protein, producing MKGNRFLPFIILGVIALFVIAGISSSLFYTVQADERAVIFYKFGSGLDKENVIQPGFHTKAPWNDVYIYTVRETATDENMDVLDKNGLPIHVDVTVRFFPVPEKIGYIHEKFNRGYVNTLIIPEARSAVRQVMGRYTAEEIYSTKRAEVENTIKSECENILSQNNVHMAALLIRSIQLPEQIRVAIQNKLQQEQEALAYQFRLEKEKSEAERKRIQAEGEARANNIINNSLTDKLLKMRGIEATLELAKSPNSKVVVVGSGKDGLPMILGNN from the coding sequence ATGAAAGGAAACCGTTTCTTACCCTTTATTATCCTCGGTGTAATCGCCCTGTTTGTGATAGCCGGGATATCATCAAGCTTATTTTACACCGTTCAGGCCGATGAGCGCGCTGTTATTTTTTACAAGTTTGGCAGCGGGCTGGATAAAGAAAATGTGATTCAACCCGGGTTTCATACCAAAGCCCCGTGGAACGATGTGTACATCTATACCGTAAGGGAAACAGCCACCGATGAAAACATGGATGTACTTGATAAAAATGGCTTACCCATCCATGTAGATGTAACGGTTCGTTTCTTTCCTGTGCCTGAAAAAATCGGCTACATCCACGAAAAGTTTAACCGCGGTTATGTAAACACCCTTATTATACCCGAAGCCCGCTCGGCCGTGCGCCAGGTGATGGGTCGTTACACTGCCGAAGAAATTTACTCGACCAAACGGGCCGAAGTAGAAAACACCATCAAGTCTGAATGTGAAAACATCCTCAGCCAGAACAATGTACACATGGCCGCCCTGCTTATCCGGTCTATCCAGTTGCCCGAACAGATTCGGGTGGCGATCCAGAACAAATTGCAACAGGAACAGGAGGCGCTGGCCTACCAGTTCAGACTTGAAAAAGAAAAAAGCGAAGCCGAGCGTAAGCGCATCCAGGCCGAGGGTGAGGCCAGGGCCAATAACATTATTAACAACAGCCTTACCGATAAACTGCTAAAAATGAGGGGGATAGAGGCAACTTTAGAATTGGCTAAATCGCCTAACTCAAAGGTGGTTGTTGTCGGCTCCGGCAAGGATGGTTTGCCGATGATACTGGGAAATAATTAA
- a CDS encoding TlpA family protein disulfide reductase translates to MKIFKAQYKTTGLYRFAKPLLTVLVIMLILHYSGMLAGVTGLTNSQPAYSGKREFSEESTATTERFNYDFMVKDMDGNRFSFTDYKGKVVFLNLWATWCGPCRAEMPGIQSLYSKIKNENVRFVMLSIDEDRQQAKVKKYVSDKRFTFPVFMPSGQLTQQLSVPSIPTTFIINKYGIVVQKKIGTTNFDTPKFKKFLEDLAAE, encoded by the coding sequence ATGAAAATTTTTAAAGCTCAATACAAAACTACAGGCCTATACCGTTTTGCCAAACCACTTTTAACGGTGTTGGTTATTATGCTTATCCTCCATTACTCTGGAATGCTTGCCGGGGTGACGGGCTTAACCAACAGCCAACCGGCCTATTCGGGCAAAAGAGAATTTAGCGAAGAAAGTACCGCAACAACCGAACGCTTTAATTACGACTTTATGGTTAAGGATATGGATGGTAACCGGTTTAGCTTTACTGACTACAAAGGCAAGGTTGTATTCCTTAACCTGTGGGCAACCTGGTGCGGCCCCTGCCGGGCTGAGATGCCCGGTATTCAAAGCCTGTATTCAAAAATTAAAAACGAAAATGTTCGATTTGTTATGCTCTCTATTGATGAGGACAGGCAGCAGGCAAAGGTAAAAAAGTACGTAAGCGACAAGCGGTTTACTTTTCCTGTATTTATGCCCAGCGGCCAGTTAACGCAGCAATTGTCAGTACCATCTATTCCTACCACGTTTATCATCAATAAATACGGCATAGTGGTTCAAAAAAAAATCGGAACCACCAATTTCGATACACCTAAATTCAAGAAATTTCTTGAGGACCTGGCCGCTGAATAA